From Toxorhynchites rutilus septentrionalis strain SRP chromosome 2, ASM2978413v1, whole genome shotgun sequence, a single genomic window includes:
- the LOC129771474 gene encoding 2-oxoisovalerate dehydrogenase subunit beta, mitochondrial, protein MSLVKLINSTFAKALTRNGPALCLSRASSHFVYTPDQKAPVGGPTQKMNMFQAINNAMDLALGRDDTALVFGEDVAFGGVFRCSMGLQKKYGKDRVFNTPLCEQGIAGFAIGIANTGATAIAEMQFADYIFPAFDQIVNEAAKCRYRSGNLFDCGSLTFRAPCGAVGHGACYHSQSPEAYFAHTPGLKVVVPRGPNKAKGLLLACIKEKDPCIVFEPKTLYRAAVEEVPVAAFESPLGKADVLRTGSDVTLIGWGTQIHVLKEVADMAKQQYGVNCEVIDLVSILPWDKETICISAKKTGRVLIAHEAPLTSGFGAELAATIQEECFLHLEAPVARVTGWDTPFPHVFEPFYIPDKFRCLAGVKKLIDY, encoded by the exons ATGAGTTTAGTGAAATTGATTAACTCTACTTTCGCGAAGGCCCTAACTCGAAATGGACCAGCATTATGCCTTTCTCGTGCCTCGTCCCATTTTGTGTACACTCCCGATCAGAAGGCTCCCGTAGGCGGACCAACCCAAAAGATGAACATGTTCCAGGCCATTAACAATGCAATGGATTTGGCGCTCGGGCGAGACGATACCGCTCTGGTATTTGGCGAAGACGTTGCATTCGGTGGTGTGTTCCGCTGTTCGATGGGATTACAGAAGAAATACGGAAAGGATCGTGTTTTCAATACACCACTTTGTGAGCAGGGTATAGCCGGATTCGCTATTGGCATAGCCAATACGGGAGCGACCGCTATTGCCGAGATGCAATTTGCAGATTATATTTTTCCTGCGTTCGATCAAATCGTGAACGAGGCGGCAAAATGTCGCTACCGCAGTGGAAATCTGTTCGATTGCGGTTCGCTAACGTTTAGAGCACCATGTGGGGCGGTAGGACACGGAGCTTGCTACCATTCACAGAGTCCCGAAGCGTATTTTGCGCATACGCCCGGATTAAAGGTGGTTGTACCACGCGGTCCGAATAAAGCAAAAGGACTGCTCCTGGCTTGTATCAAAGAGAAAGATCCATGCATCGTGTTCGAACCGAAGACATTATACCGAGCTGCTGTAGAAGAGGTTCCGGTTGCCGCGTTCGAATCTCCACTTGGGAAGGCGGATGTTTTGAGAACTGGCAGCGACGTAACACTGATTGGCTGGGGGACACAGATTCATGTGTTGAAAGAGGTGGCTGATATGGCAAAACAACAGTATGGAGTGAACTGCGAAGTTATCGACTTGGTGTCTATTCTGCCATGGGATAAGGAGACAATTTGCATC tcgGCAAAGAAAACAGGTCGCGTACTGATTGCCCATGAGGCACCACTGACCAGTGGTTTCGGAGCGGAGCTGGCGGCCACCATCCAGGAGGAATGTTTCCTTCATCTGGAAGCCCCCGTTGCGCGAGTTACCGGCTGGGATACCCCCTTCCCGCACGTGTTCGAGCCGTTCTACATCCCTGATAAATTTCGCTGCCTAGCGGGAGTTAAGAAACTCATTGATTACTGA